GGCTTCTTTAGGTGGAATTCTTGCTTTTTTGCCTTGGCTATGGATCGTGATTAGCAATTTAACGGAAATTCATGAAACAATTGAAGGGTCGAGAGAACCTTTATCTCTTTCTACTTTAATTGATAAATGGTTTCTCAATTTTAACCGCATTTTTTTGGATGTAGAAATAGGTGGATATAATATTATTTGGGTTGTACTCTCTCTTTATGCCCTTTATTTTCTAACCCGGAAAACGCCGCAAAAAGTTTGGTCATTTGTTCTGATTTTAATTGGTGTAACCGCACTAACCCTAGTTATACCGGATGTCCTTTTTGCCGGACGAAGATCGACCATCATGCGCTACTTGGCCCCTTGTTGTATTGGTATTCAAATTGCGGTTGCCTACCTCAGCGCCCACTTATTAAGTTCTCTCAAACCGCGACAACAAACAATAGGGAAAGGATTAACGGCAATTGTCGTATCTGCCGGGATTATCGGGTGTGGCATTAGTGCTCAAGCTGATGTATGGTGGACAAAAAGTGTTTCGAGAAGTGGGGCTTACCGACCTGTTGCTGAAATTCTTGAACAAAGTGACCGCTCTCTGTTAATTAGTCATGCCGGACAAGCGATTGGGACTCTCGCCATCAGTCATGAACTTGATCCAGACCTTCATCTTGAACTGCTGCCCAAGGATCAACTGCCAGCGATTCCAAACTCTTTTAAAAATGTTTTTATCCTGCGCTCATCTGACGACCTTGTCGAACCTTTACAAGCTGAGAGCAACTATCAGTTTGAACCGGTTTACCGGCACAGAGACGAAGTTTACTTATGGAAATTAAAGAATTAATCAGGGTCTTTATTGCTTTGCCAGCGCGATCGAATTATTAACTCATCTCCTGAAACAGATCTCTCAACCTCAGGTATGGAGTCCAACCATTCCTCGATGCTAAAACTGTCAGCACTAGCAACATGGCGCAGGTTTTGTCGTGGACTTACCATAATCTCCTCGCTTTTTACGCCCTTGATCGCGTCTTCGATCAAAATGCCTTCTTCATCAATTTTGACGACCCTTTTAAAACTTGCACCATTTCCCCCTTGGGGTTGAAAAATTAACGCTCGCTTCAACAGAGGAATTAACCTCTCTCTCAAAACCCAAGCAAACACTCTTAAAATTGCATGGGTATAAGGCTTGGGAACCTGAAACTTACCCTGTTGCAATCGTCCCTCAATCGTGATTAATCCGTCCTGATTCTCGACTTGCCAGCGCGTGTCGTGCCAGTTACTCGTCCAAATTTTACCCGATTGCCACACTCGCCAACCGTAATCGGCTAAGACAGGTAAAGACTGGCGATGAATCCGCACTAATCCTCCCTTTTTTGTCCCGACACAAGCACTCCAATCTCCTTCTTCTGAGTGATAGATCCAAAATCCGCACCCAGGAAGCCAGGTTGATCCCTTGCCTTGAAAAGGTTTCGGCGGAAGCATCTCCCCAAGATGGGGTAAACAGCGCACAACGCTGGCAAAAATATAGTGGCAATGATAACGATCATCTGTTGCCCGTAAAAAGTGACGGGGTGCATCGAGTTTCTCGAATAAATTACTCAACAGCCAAGCCGAATGGGGATTTCTCGACCCCGCTTTGGCGAGTCCATAAGGAACTATATAATCGGTGTTACGACTATTCAAGGTCCAAGGGAAATGGCCATCAGCCCCAGTTACGGTGAGGAGAAAGTCAATCGCTTGATCGGTTGCCGTCAGCGCCCGCGAGTCTCCTGTTGCTTCGTAATAGTCTGCCAGTGCATCTAAAGTAACTGTTAAATAACCAAAATCAGCGCCTCCGTATTCTTCAAACCATCCTTCCTCGTGTTGGGAGGCAAATAAGTGATCGGCAAGGAATTCAATTTGAGATCGTTCTTGAGAAATCAGGTCTAATTTCACCGCAAAAGCTAATCCTGCCAATCCTGCTGCTTGTTGATTGCTCGCGCGAGTTTCCACTCGTCGGGCAAGTGCTTCTGCCAAACGTTGCAAGGGGTCACGATTCACCGCTGGTAGCAAGTGAGACGCCTGATTTTGCCAGTCATAGAGTACGCGACACGCAGCATAGAGTCCAAACGCTGCTGCCGGATAACTGGCCTCAAAGGGATAATATTCGTCTACCCTCCCCTGACGATCTATCTGTCGCCCTAAAGCATTAACGGCTGCCACGCACCAGGATTCGATGATTGCTTGAGGCGCTTCCCAGGCGAGGATGCCTTTGCGAACCGCTTCAAGGGTAAAAATGCCTTGCTGCAAAATTGAGGAGGAAAAATCACGAATTTTATAGTGCCAGTAATTGCGATCAAAACAGCCGAACGTTGGCGAGTCGCGATCGCGATCCATTTGCGTCAGCACCCGTGGCAGTTGATCATTCGCATAACGATGAAGTTTCTCGCGTATCATTGTTTCCTCTCAGCTAAGGGGGTGGGAGGGATCGCTAAGCTTTTGATTTTGAATTTCACTAAAGCGGTCTTTTTCTCCTGTCACGACAAACTCAGTTTCACTCAACCCTTTTCGTTTCGTCGGTTTCGAGAGTGATTTCCAACTTTTACGCAGGAAATTAAAGGCGGGTCCCACGAATGAGAGGGGAAGTTTGGTGACCAACCAGCGGGCGAGGGGCAATTTTCCAATTGCGAAAGATCCACTAATGATCACTTCTACAAACTGTCGCATCGGAGAGATGAATGCGGGTCGATAACCGAATTCAGGAATTGGTTTTCCTTGCATTTGTTGCCACTGCAAGCGAATAAATGCCCCCCGTTTTTTAAAGTCAAGCATATGACCGTGCATTCCCAAAGCCTGGTCAAGGCTGATTCCTTCTAATGCCAACACTTGCGAGTCTTTCATTTCCTGTAACAAGTCTTCTGCTTGTTGGGTTCGGGCAACAATAATTGAATGTCCGCCGCCGGCTGCTTCAAATTGGGGCGACCAGGCATCCCCTACCGATAAATCAGTTAATTCGTTGGTAAAATCAGGTGTGATCTGACAGTTCCGCGAGATATAAAACGGAATCAAATAATTATAGTAAAACTTCTTGGCACGAAACACTTGACCTTCTGCGGTTTCCACCTGCAAATAACCGGGCCATTCGCCAGCACGCCACTGTAGCTTTTTGATCGCAACGCGATCGCTGACGCCTCGCGATCGTAAAAATGCCCGCACTGCCCCTAAATACATATTGGTTCCAGTGTAAGGACCCGCAACAAAGACGACTTTCTGGGCAGCAGTCTGTCCTGCTACTTGCAACATTCGTAATGTCGCGACTTGTTCCGGTAAGCCAACAAATGCCAAACGACCATCAAATGCTGCCATTTCTGGGAGAATCGTCAACATCGGAGTGACCGCATAAACACTTTGTGCAGCAGCGAGGATTTCTTCTGCAGTTGTTGCGATAATAGGAGTCGCCCGCTCAGGCGTTGGACTACCTTGTTTTAAGACCACTGCCCCATCAATCCGTCCTGTTTCCAACAAATAAATTAATGTCCGACTAATGACTCCTCCGGAAGCACCGCGACGGCGAATGTCCGGTTGACTCGCAAAACCTGTCCATAATCGACGATAGGGACCAATTAACCAATTGTCTGGCTCTTGATTGAATGTGCGATAAAGTTCTGGATAAGGGACACCACGACCGGAACACACTGCCCATGCAAGCTTCAAACTTTGATCAATCTTTTCACTTGTAAAAGGTTCGACTGTTTGAGGTAAAGGACCCTTTTCCGTTTCTTGAAAGGTAAGTAAATCGGGATTTAGACCAACACAAGCACCACAATGGGTGCAATTTCCGGGCTCAATGATTTCTTGTTGAAAGTGCTGCCAATAACTCATAAAATTGTTCCGATCAATAATGGAGTGGCGCGCCTTTGAGGCTCTTGATTAGAGGTGTTTATTAATATAACAGAATCTTGAACACCTAACTGATATTACAGCAAGGAGTAATGAAAGCAAGCCTAAATTTTTTTCAAAGATATGGATCAACTTTAGTCTCCCTGAAAAGATCACATTCCTTAAATGATTAACTACTGATCTGGGTTAAACTTTATTGAAAAAGGAAACAATCGAACAAGGGAGAGAATTTACCAATCGACTATCACTATTAAAAGGAAATTATATGAAAAAACTGCTCTCGGTTGCTGTTAGTTTCATTATTCTGGTTCTTCTCTACATCAAAATTGATTTTACTGCTTTATTAGCTGTTTTTGAAAGGAGTCATCGCAGTTGGATGATTATCGGGTTAGGTTTGGTAATTCCGATTACAATGTTAACCGCTTGGCGACTGCAACAACTCACTCCTAAAAAAGCAAAACTTACCGTTGGTGAGGGCAATCGGTTGATTCTAGCAGCCAGTGTTTTAAATATGGTTTTACCCTCAAAAATGGGGGATATTGCAAAAGCTTATTTTATCCAAAAGCGCGGATCATTAGAGGGGTCTTTAGCTTTTTCGTTAGTCATATTTGAAAAAACTTGTGATTTATTATCACTTTTGTTTTGGTGTGGCTTTGGTTTGTTCTTATATCCCGATAAGGGAGGCTTGTTTTGGGTAATGACAGTAGTAATTAGCAGCGGTTTACTTTTAGGAATTCTCCTTTTATCCTCCCGGTACTTTGCAAACAGTTGCTTTACTTTTGGACGACGATTAGCACCGAAAACAGTGAAGGGAAAAATAAAAAATTTACAAACTTCATGGGGAGAAATGCACGATTATTTTTGGCGCGATCGCGCCCAGCTTCTTCTGATCACAAGTACATCAATTTTTCTGTGGTTTTTACATCTTTTTCAAATCTGGTTGTTTATTTTGGCACTAAAAGCATGGACCCCATTTTTAGCCAACTTAGCCCTAGCCCCCCTTGCAATTTTAGCGGGATTACTCCCCTTAACCTTTGCCGGCATTGGCACGCGTGATGCTGCTTTAGTCTTTTTCTATAACAGCTACCTTGATGCTCCAACTGCTGCTGCTCTTGGCTTGTTGTGTACTTCTCGTTATTTTATTCCTGCTGTTGCCGGTTTACCCTTTATGGGAAAATATCTGGCTAGATAACGGCTTGGCTTTGGATATTATCTTGAATACTACTATATCGTGATCCTTAAGCCGGGTAAGCACAACGATAAGCCTTGGCTAAAAAGATAAAAATCACAAATATACCATGACATTATAGAATATAGAGGAGACGGCATAGCTTAAGCATAAGTTTTGGAAGATTTTGCTGAACTTACTGCAGAGGAGAACAAAGCTTATTTTGTCTCTTGACACTAATTGTAAAAAAAATCTGAATTTATCCAGACTTTGGGGTTTGTTAATACAAATGATTCAGTGATTTAGGAATACAGGGAGAATAGATATGCTTCTTAAAGAGAAAGATTCTATACAAAAGGATATAGAGCAGTTAGAGAATATCCAACAATTACCAAGTTTACCGAAAGAGAAACTTTTCAAGGTCAAAAAAGAACTGAAGCTTTTAAAGTCTGGTAATAAAGGAGAACAAGATTCAGCATATTTTATTGACTTCTATTACAAAGTTTCACCCAATTGGGTAGTTATTCATGATTTTAGAATAGATTGTAACGGATATATTGCTCAAATCGATCATTTGCTCATTAATCGGCTTCTTGATGTTTATGTTTTAGAAACGAAACATTACGCTCATGGAATTAAAGTAACTGAGCGGGGAGAATTTTTAGTTTGGTTTAAAAATAAAAGCCGTTTTCAAGGTAAAGCTTACTGTTATGGCTGCCAAGAATTACAAAGGCTCTAGTTATTTTTTTTTCAGTAATTGAATTCATATTTTTTAGGTTCATTAGTTAATAGTTATTTCTCTAAGGACAATTGCATGGCTTTTGATTTATCAAAGACATTAGTTGTTGGCATTTCTGCAACGGCATTGTTTGACCTTAGTGCTGAAGATGCACTCTTTCAAAAACAGTTTGCGACAGACCGTGAAAATGCAATGTCAATTTACCGACAAACGATGCAGGAAAAAGAGAATGATCCACTTGAACCCGGAACGGGTTATCATCTGGTAGAGGCATTACTGAAACTGAATCGCTTTCAAGATCCAGAACAGCCCCCCTTAGTCGAAGTTGTGGTGATGTCTCGCAATAGCCCAGAAACGGGATTGCGCGTCCTTAATAATATCCGTAGTAGAAAATTGCCGATCACCCGCTTTGCTTTTACAGCAGGTGAACCAGTTGTAGACTATTTTGATGCCTTCGATGTTGATCTTTTCTTAAGCACAAGTGTCCAAGATGTGCAAACTGTCATTGACTCACGATCTTGTGCTGCTGCCGTTCTGACGTCTCCACCGGTTAAACCGGAGCACATGACAACCGATCAAGTCCGCATCGCGTTTGATGGTGATGCCGTATTGTTCTCAGACAGTAGTGAATTGGTTTATAAAACGAAAGGGCTTGAGGAATTTCAGCAAGTTGAGGATTTGCAACAAGATACACCACTCGAAGAAGGTCCCTATGCCGCTTTATTAGTGAAACTGAGTCGACTTCAAGATAGATTACCAGGTATGGTTGATTTTTCGCCGATTCGGATTGCTTTAGTGACCGCCCGGAGTCGCCCGGCTGAAATGCGAGTGATTAAAACCCTTCGACACTGGGGAGTCTATGTAGATGAAGCTTTCTTTCTAGGGGGGGTGGAAAAAACAAAAGTCTTGCAGGCGTTTAAGCCGCATATCTACTTTGACGATCAAGATGTCCACTTAGAAGCGGCATCGAAGCATGTCCCATCTGGAAAAGTTCCCTATTACTCTTCTTCAGAACTCAGTGAACAAAGAGAGGAATGAAAATCTCTTCTTTTTGAAAACTTCTCATTTTCCCAATTGCAATTGTCAACAAGACGTATTGAGACTGAACCAAGTGATTTAGTACCATTTCTTTTCAATCAGCGGCTCGTGCGACTGTACCAACGCATAATTACTTTTCCCAAGCGGCGCGGATCGTGGCGAACATGACCGCGAGTGGGGTCTTCAAACATAATATTAGCGAGTACCAAACGACGGTTAAGGCGGGCAATTTCTTCTCGATCTACATAGACGGGATGTGAATTTTCGGCAGCGTAACGTTGCAAACTTTCTGGGCTAGGAGAACGACTGTGGGCTAAAACTGCATCAAACAGGGGGGATTGTGAAACTTGATCTAAAGCCTGAATATGGTTAGAAACAGTATAAGCATCGGTTTCCCCTGGTTGCGTCATAATATTGCAGATGTAGAGACGAGGTACTTGACTCCTCAATAGGGCATCCCGAATTTCTGGGACGAGTAAGTTAGGAATAATACTTGTGTAAAGACTACCAGGTCCAATGAGAATGAGATCTGCCTCTTCAATTGCAGTAACCACTGCTGGGAGGGCAGGTGGATTTTCTGGATGACAGCCCAGATGGAGAATTTTTCCCCCTGCCTCGGAAATTTGAGATTCCCCTTCAATGATTCGTCCATCTTGCATTTCTGCCCATAAACTCACATCCGCGAGAGTCGCGGGTAAGACGCGCCCTCGCACGGCTAGCACTTTGGAACTCGCCGCGATCGCGGCTTCTAAATCTCCGGTAATATTATTCATCGCAGACAAAAACAAATTGCCAAAGCTGTGTCCGCTTAAGCCTTCTCCCGTATTAAATCGATATTGAAATAACTCGGTTAGCAGTTTTTCTTCATCTGCTAAGGCAGCGAGACAGTTGCGAATATCTCCAGGAGGTAGCATCCCCTGTTCCCGACGGAGTCTGCCGGAAGACCCGCCATCATCAGCAACGGTGACAACAGCAGTAATATTAGCACTATAGGCTTTAATCCCCCGTAACAGTGTGGAAAGACCCGTTCCGCCGCCAATTGCAACAATTTTGGGACCTTTGACGAGTCGGCGGTGGGTGGTGAGGACATCAATCAGTTCTTTGTCTTGATCCGGGTTGAGAACTTCAGTAATCGAACCAACCGTGCGGGTTTGCCCCCAGAAAATGAGAAATAAACCCAGCGCGATCGCGAGAGGACCAGAAATATAACTGGGCATAATATCGGCAATGGCTTCGAGAATACCAGAGGTCAACTCGATCAGATAAAAAATCGGCGTTAAATTTGCCCAAATAGCCAGCCCGACACTGGTTAATAACACTCCCAATACACTAATAAACAACCAGCGTTTGATAAAAATCCCAGGTGCTAACCACATAAACCAGCGATTGCGGCGACGGGTTGCACCATCAATGCTATTCCGTTTTCGATGCGGTTTACCTTTTAACTGACGGCGCATTCGCCTAATTAAGCCATCTGCCATACGCAGTTCCTCATCGGGATGTGAAAGGGGAAAGAGTGCCTTTAAATCACACTTTAGCCCAAGAAAAACAATAACAAAAACAATTTAACAGGAAAAATAAGGAATTTATCGAAATCGCCTTATCTCCCTGCTCTTTAGAGCAGGGAGATAAGGCGAGCTAAGCGAAGGGTTCAATGCCCTGAGCTTAGCCAACTTTACAATCAACTTTGTTAAATTGTAAAAAAATGCTAAACTTAAATCATTGTTCCAGCAAACGGTCGAATGCTGAATTTAACTTACAACTACAAAATCATTCCAACTAAAGAGCAAATAGACAAGATTGAACACAACTTAGCTGTTTGCAAATCGGTTTGGAATTATGCCTTAGCTGAAAGAAAGCTCTGGTCTAACAGCCGTAGTTGCCCAGTTAATGCGTGTTCGATCAAGTCTGAATCTATTGTTCAACCGTTTGAATATCCGACCTACCACACTCAATCAGCTAACCTAACCAAAGCAAAAAAGACTAACGAGTTTCTTAAATCTGGCAATGCTCAAGCGATGCAACAGACGTTAAGGAAACTTGACCGCACTTTTAATGACATGAAAGCAAAAGGGTGTGGTTTCCCTCGCTTTAAGAAGCGAATGAAATCTTTTAACCTGATTAGCAACAAGATTGAGGTCAATAGTAATAAAATTAAGATGCCCTTGCTCAAACAAGTGAGGTTCGTTAAATCTCGGAAGATTCCAAACGGGTTCAAAATTAAGCAAGTTCAAATAATTAAGAAAGCGTCTGGCTACTACGCTAACTTGGCTCTTGAACTTGATGTAAACATTCCCACTCCTCAGCCTCATGGTCACGCCATCGGGATTGATGTTGGGATACAGAGTATGCTAGCTACTTCTGACGGCTTAACGGTAAAGCGACCAGCATTTCTCGATAACGTTCTACGCCAGATTAAATTACTGCAAAGAAGATTACGTAACAAGAAACGCGGTTCTAATAAGTACCTTAAGCTACAAAGAAGAATTGCTTTGCTGCATGAAAAAGTAGCTAACAAGCGTAAAGATTACCACTTCAAACTGGCTCATCAACTTTGTTCGCAAGTTGGAATGATATTCGTTGAAGAGATCAATTTCACAGCTTGGAGTAAAGGAATGTTCAGCAAGCAGTCTCTTGATATGGGATTAGGTCAGTTCATCACAACCCTAGAGTATGTTTGCTCCCAAAGCGATACGTACTTCGCCAAAGTAAACAAGGACTATACGTCTCAGGTTTGTCCTAATTGCGGAGTACATACAGGTAAGAAAGATTTAAATCAGCGTCTTCATGTCTGTTCAGAGTGTGGATATGAGCAAGATAGAGATGTAGCAGCAGCAGAAGTGGTAATGAAACGCGGATTAACTGCGGTCGGTGCGCCCGTGGTCAAACAGCCCAGTCATGGCAAGGGGCTGTGGGCGGAATTCAGTTCCGCCCTTTATAAGCCCCGTCGGTCTGTTGGGGGCAACTACGGTTGTCTAGATAAGAGTCTAAATGGGAATCCCCTCGCCTTCAGGCAGGGGAGGTTCAAAACCGCAGTTGCGCTTCTGGAGTAAAAAATTGACGATAAATGCCGCTGGTGACCAAGGAGGCAGTTACAAGATTAGCCAGTGCCAGGCTAAACAGGACTAAAATTTGATAAGAGATGGCGTTTAAGGGACTGACCCCTCCCAAAAGTTGACCGGTTAGAATTCCTGGTAAAGTGACAATCCCAACTAATGCCATTTGATTGAGATTGGGTAAAATTCCAGCACGAATCGCTTGACGGCGATATAGCGCGATCGCGCGTTGCGGAGATGCCCCTAAACATAAATGGGTTTCAATTTCTCCCCGATTGCTTTCAATGGCGTTGACTAACCGTTCTCCGGCGATGGTTCCGCCATTAACAGCATTGCCAATAATAATTCCAGCTAGCGGTATCCAATATTGCGGGTCATACCACGTTGACGGTTGGACAATAAAGAGCATGATATATCCCAGCGTGAGCGCAGTTGTTAACAGTAAACTTCCTCCCACTAGCCAAAATAAACGGGACAGTTTTTGAGAAATGCGATTTTGCGCAACCGTCGTTGCAACCGTAATCATTACTAGTAAAACCCCAAAAACCCCCCAAACCGTTTCCAGAGTGAAAATTAACTCTAGAATATACCCCACGGCAACTAACTGTAAAAATGCGCGTCCTGCACTCAGAAACAGTTGTCCTTCTAGTCCTAGCTGTTGCCAACGGGATAAAGCAAGTGCGACCACAATCAGAACTAGGGTCAGAATTAAATCAACGGTGTCTAACTCAATTAGCATTCTTTGTGATCACTCATGGGGTCAGGTGTCGCAGCTAAGAAAATTCGAGAATTGGGTGGAGCTTTCCTTCCTCAGTGTAGATTGTAGCGATCGTATTAATTATATTTATTTTATGTCGCGATCGCGCGAATTAGCAGTGGAATTGGGCTCTTTTTGAAGCGATCGTTTCCTTAAAACCTAAAATACTTTTTAATTAACCATGACTGAGCTTAAGTATCCGCAATGGTTTCCAATTGACGTACAACCTCTGTTAATTCCTCAATAATGGGGGTCAATTTTCGTTGGCGAAAGGCATTCACTGAACTGCGATAGTACCAAAGCGTAACCTTTTTCCCAGCGCGAAAGCGATTCCAGATATCTTCGCCAAGGGTTTGATAATCTCTGAGGATAGAACGCGCATTATGAATTTTATCCGCAGCAGAGATCAAGGCAACTTCATCAGACATCTTCGGGATATGGGCAAGATAGGCTTCCTTGCGTTCTTGCCAAGGGGGTTTTGGCGTCTGATCAGACTCTGTGCAGGCATCAACAAGAGTGGTGACTCTCTGGCCAAAGTGCAAGCGAATTTTTTCTCGGGTGGCAGCGCCCCCCTGATCTTCGATCGCATCATGAAGCAGTGCCGCGATCGCGCAATCTTCATCTCCCCCATATTCAAGAACTAAACTACATACCGTCAAAAGATGGGAAATATAAGGGGTATGAGACCCTTTGCGTTTTTGGGTCACATGAAGATCATTGGCAAAGGTCAGGGCTTGACTAAAGCGAGGAGAAAGTTTCATTCGGGTAATAACCATTATTAATACTATTTCTGAAAACGATTGCTACAAATTGAACCACAGAGTCACAGAGAACACAGAGAATGGAAGCACTGGGACTGTCACTTCCAATCTGAGAGATGGTATAAGCTATTTTCTTTATAGATTAAACCTGATCAAGCGTTACTTGAACGGTTGACTGCATCTATTGCTTGCTGTTTCGCTTCATAAAAGGAACAGGCAACTTGACCCATCCCATATAACATTGCTGCATTACCGGTGCTTCCGGTAACCGTACCAACAACCGGTATGAACTCAACGACGCTGAGTCCCGCTTTCATCACTCCCGAACCCCCCGTTGATAAACCCCAGATTGCCAATACTTCACCCCGTCGGGCAGGTTCTGTCACTGAAAAGCCATAGATCGCTGCAATTCGATAAATCATCTCTGCTTGTAGTGCCATAATTGCTCCCAAGTCAATGGTTAACAACATGAGAGCAAGCGGTGGCACAAAATTAGTCGCTAAACCAATGCCAGCCGCTTTCCAGGCTGTATCTGTAATCACTCGCTGTGCCAATGTCTGAATACTGTCCTGTGGATAAGTACGACGTAGAGACTCAACTTCCTGCTCTACCGTCTCAAGATCCACTTGTCCCAGTGCTGCCATCAGCCAACTCAAACCAGGGGCTTTAGTCGCAAATTGCGTGAAGGGATGGGTAGCGATGGGCGTGACAGATTCTCCAAGCTTTTCTGTACTTTGCTCAATCAAGTCATATAAAATGTCAGTCATCTCTGTCACCGTTGAAATCTCTTTCATCCTATCTATCATTATCTGCGATATGTGAAAGTTCTACCTACCAATGCATAAAAAGTACCATTCATTATCCATAACCCTCTTTATTTATTTGTTTGGAAAAAAATCTTGGTTCTCTGGTTACTCAACCCTTATCAAATTGATAGGAATTGCTTTCAGGAGTGGACTGTGAGTTAGAAGCTTCATCAAGAGTTGAGCGATAAAGCGTGACATAACGGGAATAAAGCTGCATCGAGTCGTTCATTTCCTGAGCGGAATTAGCCTGTCGCTTGGATGGCATTTGGCTCACTTGCTCACGAGCAGTAAGAACCCGCAGATAAGGCAAGTCTTCCAGCAAAGTTAGGCTAGTAGCCAACT
The Cyanobacteria bacterium GSL.Bin1 DNA segment above includes these coding regions:
- the fetB gene encoding iron export ABC transporter permease subunit FetB codes for the protein MLIELDTVDLILTLVLIVVALALSRWQQLGLEGQLFLSAGRAFLQLVAVGYILELIFTLETVWGVFGVLLVMITVATTVAQNRISQKLSRLFWLVGGSLLLTTALTLGYIMLFIVQPSTWYDPQYWIPLAGIIIGNAVNGGTIAGERLVNAIESNRGEIETHLCLGASPQRAIALYRRQAIRAGILPNLNQMALVGIVTLPGILTGQLLGGVSPLNAISYQILVLFSLALANLVTASLVTSGIYRQFFTPEAQLRF
- a CDS encoding coenzyme F420 hydrogenase, producing the protein MSYWQHFQQEIIEPGNCTHCGACVGLNPDLLTFQETEKGPLPQTVEPFTSEKIDQSLKLAWAVCSGRGVPYPELYRTFNQEPDNWLIGPYRRLWTGFASQPDIRRRGASGGVISRTLIYLLETGRIDGAVVLKQGSPTPERATPIIATTAEEILAAAQSVYAVTPMLTILPEMAAFDGRLAFVGLPEQVATLRMLQVAGQTAAQKVVFVAGPYTGTNMYLGAVRAFLRSRGVSDRVAIKKLQWRAGEWPGYLQVETAEGQVFRAKKFYYNYLIPFYISRNCQITPDFTNELTDLSVGDAWSPQFEAAGGGHSIIVARTQQAEDLLQEMKDSQVLALEGISLDQALGMHGHMLDFKKRGAFIRLQWQQMQGKPIPEFGYRPAFISPMRQFVEVIISGSFAIGKLPLARWLVTKLPLSFVGPAFNFLRKSWKSLSKPTKRKGLSETEFVVTGEKDRFSEIQNQKLSDPSHPLS
- the yvcK gene encoding uridine diphosphate-N-acetylglucosamine-binding protein YvcK, yielding MADGLIRRMRRQLKGKPHRKRNSIDGATRRRNRWFMWLAPGIFIKRWLFISVLGVLLTSVGLAIWANLTPIFYLIELTSGILEAIADIMPSYISGPLAIALGLFLIFWGQTRTVGSITEVLNPDQDKELIDVLTTHRRLVKGPKIVAIGGGTGLSTLLRGIKAYSANITAVVTVADDGGSSGRLRREQGMLPPGDIRNCLAALADEEKLLTELFQYRFNTGEGLSGHSFGNLFLSAMNNITGDLEAAIAASSKVLAVRGRVLPATLADVSLWAEMQDGRIIEGESQISEAGGKILHLGCHPENPPALPAVVTAIEEADLILIGPGSLYTSIIPNLLVPEIRDALLRSQVPRLYICNIMTQPGETDAYTVSNHIQALDQVSQSPLFDAVLAHSRSPSPESLQRYAAENSHPVYVDREEIARLNRRLVLANIMFEDPTRGHVRHDPRRLGKVIMRWYSRTSR
- a CDS encoding HD domain-containing protein, whose translation is MKLSPRFSQALTFANDLHVTQKRKGSHTPYISHLLTVCSLVLEYGGDEDCAIAALLHDAIEDQGGAATREKIRLHFGQRVTTLVDACTESDQTPKPPWQERKEAYLAHIPKMSDEVALISAADKIHNARSILRDYQTLGEDIWNRFRAGKKVTLWYYRSSVNAFRQRKLTPIIEELTEVVRQLETIADT
- a CDS encoding EcsC family protein, translated to MIDRMKEISTVTEMTDILYDLIEQSTEKLGESVTPIATHPFTQFATKAPGLSWLMAALGQVDLETVEQEVESLRRTYPQDSIQTLAQRVITDTAWKAAGIGLATNFVPPLALMLLTIDLGAIMALQAEMIYRIAAIYGFSVTEPARRGEVLAIWGLSTGGSGVMKAGLSVVEFIPVVGTVTGSTGNAAMLYGMGQVACSFYEAKQQAIDAVNRSSNA
- a CDS encoding NERD domain-containing protein; the protein is MLLKEKDSIQKDIEQLENIQQLPSLPKEKLFKVKKELKLLKSGNKGEQDSAYFIDFYYKVSPNWVVIHDFRIDCNGYIAQIDHLLINRLLDVYVLETKHYAHGIKVTERGEFLVWFKNKSRFQGKAYCYGCQELQRL
- a CDS encoding flippase-like domain-containing protein; this translates as MKKLLSVAVSFIILVLLYIKIDFTALLAVFERSHRSWMIIGLGLVIPITMLTAWRLQQLTPKKAKLTVGEGNRLILAASVLNMVLPSKMGDIAKAYFIQKRGSLEGSLAFSLVIFEKTCDLLSLLFWCGFGLFLYPDKGGLFWVMTVVISSGLLLGILLLSSRYFANSCFTFGRRLAPKTVKGKIKNLQTSWGEMHDYFWRDRAQLLLITSTSIFLWFLHLFQIWLFILALKAWTPFLANLALAPLAILAGLLPLTFAGIGTRDAALVFFYNSYLDAPTAAALGLLCTSRYFIPAVAGLPFMGKYLAR
- a CDS encoding 5'-nucleotidase; the encoded protein is MAFDLSKTLVVGISATALFDLSAEDALFQKQFATDRENAMSIYRQTMQEKENDPLEPGTGYHLVEALLKLNRFQDPEQPPLVEVVVMSRNSPETGLRVLNNIRSRKLPITRFAFTAGEPVVDYFDAFDVDLFLSTSVQDVQTVIDSRSCAAAVLTSPPVKPEHMTTDQVRIAFDGDAVLFSDSSELVYKTKGLEEFQQVEDLQQDTPLEEGPYAALLVKLSRLQDRLPGMVDFSPIRIALVTARSRPAEMRVIKTLRHWGVYVDEAFFLGGVEKTKVLQAFKPHIYFDDQDVHLEAASKHVPSGKVPYYSSSELSEQREE